The genomic segment GTTCTTGGCCTCCGGAGTGCGTAGACGTGGCGAACGTGATGGTGGAGCAGTGCAAAATGTTCTTCGTTCATCAGGAGTCTCCACCCACAGTCGAGTGCTGTCGCTGGTTCAGTAGTCGCCGTGAGAACGCGAAGGAGAGGCGAAGGCTTTGCCGGTGTATGGAGTTTTTGACAACAGCCTTCAAACAACTCAGGCCAGACGTTTTGGCTCTCTCAGACCAGTGCCATTTCAGTCCTGGCTTCCCCATGTCTAGAGACCACACATGCGCCTGTAAGTGTTCATTGCTTTGTaccaccaaaactttttttttcttctctgtttttgaaTTGGATTTTTGGTATGGTTTTGGATGAGCCAAACCAGATCATTTTTTTGGTGTCATTGGATATCTCTCTAGTCAAAAGTGATATGCTTGTTTGCTTTTTGTCTTAAGGTTGACTATATAACTCGTTTcttatttctctgtttctgcaGAGCATGGGAGACTCAAGGAAAAGATGATGACACGGATTAAAGTGTGTGGCGATTTCTTATTTCCGTTCATTTGTGAAGAAAAGCATGcttacataatatattacatcTTCTGGGAAACCTCATTACTGGGTTTTTACATACACAGTTCgagcatatatatatctctatctTGCAAACTCAATGGTAAACTAtagacacaaaaaaagaaaagagtctagaaagaagaaggagaagggatTAGTGGAACTTTACAACGATACAGGAGATGTCGTCTTTGCTCTTCTTAGCTATAGCTTCCTCTATCAAGTGCTTTGCAGCTGCATGCGGATCTTTGATACTCTTGATCGCATCAACTGCTTCTTGGTTCGATAATACCTGTAGTTAAACACCGACCATCATGTTAGAATAAGTATTAGTAACAGGTTAACCCACGGTTAGAACCAGAGCAAGATACTAGGTCATTAGACTTACCTTCCAAATACCATCACTGGCGAAAAGGATGAATTCAGTGTGATCATCAATTGCCTGGTGTGTTATGTCCGGTTCTGAGCTCAGATGTATCTTTAAGCTCTTATCTCCAAACGCTCTAGCAACTGCTAACTGTCCATCCACTCGTGGAACATCCCCTGCAACGTTAATCATATATTAACATCTCCCAAAGAAACCGAAAGCGTAATAGTCACAGGGAATTACATAGCTTTACCTGGAATATTCGATACAAAGCCGCCTCGTTTCTCAATCTCTTTTTTCTCCCTACTTGGCTCATGATCGACTGAGAGCTGATGCGCAACGCCATTCTTAGACATCACTGCTCTTGAATCTCCAACATTAGCAACAACTAGCTTTCGACCATCAATTAGAATTCCCGTTACAGCCGTTGATCCGCCTTTACCAAGCTTAAGAGATTGCTGCAGTATCACTGCATCTGTCGATTTGTATGCATTCCTTATAGCATTCTCAGTGTCAGTCCAAAAATCCTTCTgaaagaaacacacaaattatatatcagtCAGAATAATTCACAAAAGGATTTGCCTTTTAAGCCACCCAAAGAGATTTCTTGACCAATATTAAAGATTTTACCTCTTTTAGAATGTTGTCAAAGAGATTAGTCTGTAAGTATTTGGCCACATCATGACCCAAATGACCATCAAAGATAGCAAACAAACCCAATTCATGGCCTTCAAGTTTCTTGAATTCAGAGACTACA from the Camelina sativa cultivar DH55 chromosome 12, Cs, whole genome shotgun sequence genome contains:
- the LOC104730507 gene encoding uncharacterized protein LOC104730507 → MAWMMMKVAFAMTCVLVAVTTADAVYRSWPPECVDVANVMVEQCKMFFVHQESPPTVECCRWFSSRRENAKERRRLCRCMEFLTTAFKQLRPDVLALSDQCHFSPGFPMSRDHTCA
- the LOC104730506 gene encoding probable protein phosphatase 2C 58, which encodes MAGSNILHKMKLKAGFCGSAPDMGRGKSKMWKNITHGFYCVKGKSSHPMEDYVVSEFKKLEGHELGLFAIFDGHLGHDVAKYLQTNLFDNILKEKDFWTDTENAIRNAYKSTDAVILQQSLKLGKGGSTAVTGILIDGRKLVVANVGDSRAVMSKNGVAHQLSVDHEPSREKKEIEKRGGFVSNIPGDVPRVDGQLAVARAFGDKSLKIHLSSEPDITHQAIDDHTEFILFASDGIWKVLSNQEAVDAIKSIKDPHAAAKHLIEEAIAKKSKDDISCIVVKFH